The following coding sequences lie in one Saccharopolyspora hordei genomic window:
- the secY gene encoding preprotein translocase subunit SecY encodes MLGAFRSALATPDLRRKILFTLGMVVLYRLGATIPSPGVSYPNIQQCIEQIEGSGSQSVYSLLNLFSGGALLQLSVLSLGIMPYITASIIIQLLQVVIPRFEQLKKEGQSGQAKLTQYTRYLTIALAMLQGTGVVALAVRGQLFQGCSVSPIPDDSVLNLVTIVVVMTAGAAVLMWMGELITERGIGNGMSLLIFTSIAARIPAEGGAILQSHGGLVFAVVCAFAIAIIATVVFIEQAQRRIPVQYAKRMIGRRMYGGTSTYLPLKVNQAGVIPVIFGSSLLYLPQLIGQLAGNEDSWWARIIQTYIVDPSSWVHILLYMALIVFFAYFYVSITFNPEERAEDMKKFGGFIPGIRPGRPTAEYLNFVLSRITLPGALYLGIIAILPNFFLGVTGGQGQAQNFPFGGTAVLIMVNVGLDTVKQIESQLTQRKYEGFLR; translated from the coding sequence GTGCTCGGCGCCTTCCGCTCGGCTCTGGCGACGCCGGACCTGCGCCGCAAGATCCTTTTCACCCTCGGCATGGTGGTGCTGTACCGGCTCGGCGCGACGATCCCCTCGCCAGGGGTGTCGTACCCGAACATCCAGCAGTGCATCGAGCAGATCGAGGGCAGCGGCTCGCAGAGCGTCTACTCCCTGCTCAACCTCTTCAGCGGCGGTGCGCTGCTCCAGCTGTCGGTGCTGTCGCTGGGCATCATGCCCTACATCACCGCGAGCATCATCATCCAGCTGCTGCAGGTGGTCATCCCGCGCTTCGAGCAGCTGAAGAAGGAAGGCCAGTCCGGCCAGGCGAAGCTGACCCAGTACACCCGGTACCTGACCATCGCGCTGGCGATGCTGCAGGGCACCGGCGTGGTGGCGCTGGCCGTGCGCGGCCAGCTGTTCCAGGGCTGCTCGGTCTCGCCGATCCCGGACGACTCGGTGCTCAACCTGGTCACCATCGTGGTCGTCATGACCGCCGGTGCGGCCGTGCTGATGTGGATGGGTGAGCTGATCACCGAGCGCGGCATCGGCAACGGCATGTCGCTGCTGATCTTCACCTCCATCGCGGCCCGCATCCCGGCCGAGGGCGGTGCGATCCTGCAGTCGCACGGCGGCCTGGTGTTCGCCGTGGTCTGCGCCTTCGCGATCGCGATCATCGCCACGGTGGTGTTCATCGAGCAGGCCCAGCGCCGGATCCCGGTGCAGTACGCCAAGCGCATGATCGGCCGCCGGATGTACGGCGGCACCTCCACCTACCTGCCGCTGAAGGTGAACCAGGCGGGTGTCATCCCGGTCATCTTCGGCTCCTCGCTGCTGTACCTGCCGCAGCTCATCGGCCAGCTGGCCGGCAACGAGGACAGCTGGTGGGCGCGGATCATCCAGACCTACATCGTCGACCCGTCCAGCTGGGTGCACATCCTGCTGTACATGGCGCTGATCGTGTTCTTCGCGTACTTCTACGTGTCGATCACGTTCAACCCGGAAGAGCGCGCCGAGGACATGAAGAAGTTCGGCGGCTTCATCCCGGGCATCCGGCCGGGCCGGCCGACCGCCGAGTACCTGAACTTCGTGCTCTCCCGGATCACGCTGCCCGGTGCGCTGTACCTGGGCATCATCGCGATCCTGCCGAACTTCTTCCTCGGCGTCACCGGTGGTCAGGGCCAGGCGCAGAACTTCCCGTTCGGCGGCACCGCGGTGCTGATCATGGTCAACGTGGGCCTGGACACCGTGAAGCAGATCGAGAGCCAGCTCACGCAGCGGAAGTACGAGGGATTCCTCCGGTAA
- the rpsE gene encoding 30S ribosomal protein S5 yields MPGRTRREGGESGGKDRRDRRDGGRGGAAQEKTPQFERVVTINRVAKVVKGGRRFSFTALVVVGDGDGMVGVGYGKAKEVPAAIAKGVEEAKKNFFRVPRLGGTITHPVQGEEAAGKVLLRPASAGTGVIAGGPVRAVLECAGIHDVLSKSLGSDNPINIVHATVNALKQLQRPEEVAARRGLPLEDVAPAFVLRARAAGTGV; encoded by the coding sequence ATGCCTGGACGCACTCGGCGTGAGGGCGGGGAGTCCGGCGGCAAGGACCGCCGGGACCGCCGCGACGGCGGCCGTGGCGGGGCGGCCCAAGAGAAGACCCCGCAGTTCGAACGTGTCGTGACCATCAACCGCGTCGCGAAGGTCGTCAAGGGCGGTCGGCGCTTCAGCTTCACCGCGCTGGTCGTCGTCGGCGACGGTGACGGCATGGTCGGTGTCGGTTACGGCAAGGCCAAGGAAGTTCCGGCGGCGATCGCCAAGGGTGTCGAGGAGGCGAAGAAGAACTTCTTCCGCGTCCCGCGCCTGGGCGGCACCATCACCCACCCGGTGCAGGGTGAGGAGGCGGCGGGCAAGGTCCTGCTGCGTCCGGCCAGCGCCGGTACCGGTGTGATCGCCGGTGGCCCGGTGCGTGCGGTGCTGGAGTGCGCCGGCATCCACGACGTGCTGAGCAAGTCGCTGGGCAGCGACAACCCGATCAACATCGTGCACGCCACGGTCAACGCGCTGAAGCAGCTGCAGCGGCCGGAGGAGGTCGCGGCTCGCCGCGGCCTGCCGCTGGAGGACGTCGCCCCGGCGTTCGTGCTGCGTGCCCGTGCTGCGGGGACGGGGGTCTGA
- the rpsD gene encoding 30S ribosomal protein S4, giving the protein MARYTGPATRKSRRLKVDLVGGDQAFERRPYPPGQHGRARIKETEYLLQLQEKQKARYTYGVLERQFRNYYEEANRRPGKTGDNLLQLLECRLDNVVYRAGLARTRRMARQLVSHGHFLVNGKRVNVPSFQVSKWDIIDVKPKSLNTTPFIIAKETLGERPVPAWLQVVPSNLRILVHQRPERAQIDTPVTEQLIVELYSK; this is encoded by the coding sequence ATGGCTCGTTACACCGGCCCCGCAACCCGCAAGTCCCGCCGGCTGAAGGTCGACCTGGTCGGCGGTGACCAGGCGTTCGAGCGCCGCCCGTACCCGCCGGGGCAGCACGGTCGTGCGCGCATCAAGGAGACCGAGTACCTGCTGCAGCTCCAGGAGAAGCAGAAGGCCCGGTACACCTACGGCGTGCTCGAGCGGCAGTTCCGCAACTACTACGAGGAAGCCAACCGGCGCCCGGGCAAGACCGGTGACAACCTCCTGCAGCTGCTGGAATGCCGGCTGGACAACGTCGTGTACCGCGCCGGCCTGGCCCGCACCCGCCGGATGGCGCGGCAGCTGGTCAGCCACGGCCACTTCCTGGTCAACGGCAAGCGCGTCAACGTCCCGAGCTTCCAGGTCTCGAAGTGGGACATCATCGACGTCAAGCCGAAGTCGCTGAACACCACGCCGTTCATCATCGCCAAGGAGACCCTGGGCGAGCGTCCGGTCCCGGCCTGGCTGCAGGTCGTGCCCTCGAACCTGCGGATCCTGGTGCACCAGCGCCCGGAGCGCGCGCAGATCGACACCCCGGTCACCGAGCAGCTCATCGTCGAGCTCTACTCGAAGTGA
- the rpsK gene encoding 30S ribosomal protein S11, whose protein sequence is MPPKQRAGAVKKVRRKEKKNVAHGQAHIKSTFNNTIVSITDPTGAVISWASAGHVGFKGSRKSTPFAAQMAAENAARKAAEHGMKKVDVFVKGPGSGRETAIRSLQAAGLEVGTIQDVTPQPHNGCRPPKRRRV, encoded by the coding sequence ATGCCACCCAAGCAGCGCGCTGGTGCCGTCAAGAAGGTGCGGCGCAAGGAGAAGAAGAACGTCGCTCACGGCCAGGCGCACATCAAGAGCACGTTCAACAACACCATCGTTTCGATCACCGACCCGACCGGTGCGGTGATCAGCTGGGCCTCCGCCGGCCACGTCGGGTTCAAGGGCTCCCGCAAGTCCACCCCGTTCGCCGCGCAGATGGCCGCCGAGAACGCGGCCCGCAAGGCCGCCGAGCACGGCATGAAGAAGGTCGACGTCTTCGTCAAGGGCCCGGGCTCGGGTCGCGAGACGGCCATCCGGTCGCTGCAGGCTGCCGGTCTCGAGGTCGGCACCATCCAGGACGTCACCCCGCAGCCGCACAACGGTTGCCGCCCGCCGAAGCGTCGTCGGGTCTGA
- a CDS encoding class I SAM-dependent methyltransferase, whose amino-acid sequence MTSQQDRRDPRPARWQDRAIRKLDEYRTFLRGAVRNPRAVGAAMPTSAAVAATVAQVVPTTGAPVVVELGPGTGSLSDGIHARLPHGARHIGVELSKEMVDHLRAHKPWLEVVHADAGDLLALLDKLDVDRVDAVISSIPWSLMPGDAQDHVLRQATEALDPHGAFTALTYRPADRTPGGRRFRTRLQHAFDEVLTHTTWRSVPPILHYICRRPRR is encoded by the coding sequence GTGACATCCCAGCAGGACAGGCGCGACCCGCGCCCCGCGCGGTGGCAGGACAGGGCCATCCGCAAGCTCGACGAGTACCGGACCTTCCTCCGCGGCGCGGTGCGCAACCCCCGGGCGGTCGGCGCGGCCATGCCGACCTCGGCCGCCGTCGCGGCGACCGTCGCGCAGGTGGTGCCCACCACCGGCGCGCCCGTGGTGGTCGAGCTCGGCCCCGGCACCGGCTCCCTCAGCGACGGCATCCACGCCCGCCTCCCGCACGGGGCGCGGCACATCGGCGTCGAGCTCAGCAAGGAGATGGTCGACCACCTCCGGGCGCACAAGCCGTGGCTGGAGGTGGTGCACGCCGACGCCGGCGACCTGCTGGCCCTGCTGGACAAGCTCGACGTCGACCGGGTCGACGCGGTGATCAGCAGCATCCCGTGGTCGCTGATGCCCGGCGACGCCCAGGACCACGTGCTGCGCCAGGCCACGGAGGCCCTCGACCCGCACGGCGCGTTCACCGCGCTCACCTACCGGCCCGCCGACCGGACGCCCGGCGGCCGCCGCTTCCGCACCCGGCTCCAGCACGCCTTCGACGAGGTGCTCACCCACACGACCTGGCGGAGCGTGCCGCCGATCCTGCACTACATCTGCCGTCGCCCACGGCGGTGA
- the rpmJ gene encoding 50S ribosomal protein L36: MKVQPSVKRICDKCQVIRRHGRVLVICDNARHKQRQG; the protein is encoded by the coding sequence GTGAAGGTCCAACCGAGTGTGAAGCGAATCTGCGACAAGTGCCAGGTCATCCGCCGTCACGGGCGGGTGCTGGTGATCTGCGACAACGCCCGGCACAAGCAGCGCCAGGGCTGA
- a CDS encoding DNA-directed RNA polymerase subunit alpha: MLISQRPTLSEEVVSETRSRFVIEPLEPGFGYTLGNSLRRTLLSSIPGAAVTSLRIDGVLHEFTTIPGVKEDVTDVILNIKELVVSSEEDEPVTMYLRKQGPGEVTAADIVPPAGVTVHNPDLHIATLNAKGKLEIELVVERGRGYVPAMQNKQTGAEIGRIPVDSIYSPVLKVTYKVEATRVEQRTDFDKLILDVETKPSITPRDAVASAGRTLVELFGLARELNVDAEGIEIGPSPAEADTIAAYAMPIEDLDLTVRSYNCLKREGIHTVGELVSRSEADLLDIRNFGAKSIDEVKMKLAGLGLALKDSPPGFDPSAAAAEYPAEGWSSESTTVGTVGPVEDNGYDDGQDYAETEQL; encoded by the coding sequence GTGCTCATCTCCCAGCGACCCACACTGTCCGAGGAGGTCGTGTCGGAGACCCGCTCCCGGTTCGTCATCGAGCCGCTGGAGCCGGGGTTCGGCTACACCCTGGGCAACTCGTTGCGTCGCACGCTGCTCTCCTCCATCCCGGGGGCGGCTGTCACCAGCCTGCGCATCGACGGTGTGCTGCACGAGTTCACCACGATCCCCGGTGTGAAGGAGGACGTCACCGACGTCATCCTGAACATCAAGGAGCTGGTCGTCAGCTCCGAGGAGGACGAGCCGGTGACGATGTACCTGCGCAAGCAGGGGCCGGGTGAGGTCACCGCCGCCGACATCGTGCCGCCGGCCGGTGTCACGGTGCACAACCCGGATCTGCACATCGCCACGCTCAACGCCAAGGGCAAGCTGGAGATCGAGCTCGTCGTCGAGCGTGGTCGCGGTTACGTCCCTGCGATGCAGAACAAGCAGACCGGCGCCGAGATCGGCCGCATCCCGGTGGACTCGATCTACTCGCCGGTGCTGAAGGTGACCTACAAGGTCGAGGCGACCCGTGTCGAGCAGCGCACGGACTTCGACAAGCTGATCCTCGACGTGGAGACCAAGCCGTCCATCACCCCGCGGGACGCGGTGGCGTCGGCCGGTCGCACCCTCGTCGAGCTGTTCGGGCTCGCCCGCGAGCTCAACGTCGATGCCGAGGGCATCGAGATCGGCCCGTCGCCCGCCGAGGCCGACACCATCGCGGCGTACGCGATGCCGATCGAGGACCTCGACCTGACGGTGCGCTCCTACAACTGCCTCAAGCGGGAGGGCATCCACACCGTCGGGGAGCTGGTCTCGCGCAGCGAGGCCGACCTGCTGGACATCCGCAACTTCGGTGCGAAGTCCATCGACGAGGTCAAGATGAAGCTGGCCGGCCTCGGGCTCGCGCTCAAGGACAGCCCGCCCGGGTTCGACCCGTCCGCCGCGGCTGCCGAGTACCCGGCCGAGGGCTGGTCCTCGGAGAGCACGACCGTCGGCACGGTCGGCCCCGTCGAGGACAACGGCTACGACGACGGTCAGGACTACGCGGAGACAGAGCAGCTGTAG
- the map gene encoding type I methionyl aminopeptidase, which yields MLRRGKGIELKSRGEIEAMRAAGLVVARALAAVAAEAKAGASTGELDEVAEQTIRDARAVPSFKGYHGFPASICASLNEKVVHGIPSRDEVLSEGDLLSVDCGAILDGWHGDSAVTLAIGEVSAQDRALSAATEASMWAGIEKVRAGNRLTDISHAVETAALAAAGADGLEYGIIADYGGHGIGTQMHMEPFLPNLGKPGRGPKLRVGMAIAVEPMLTLGTAETVELDDEWTVVTADGSRAAHWEHTVAITEDGPWVLTAPED from the coding sequence TTGTTGCGTCGGGGCAAGGGCATCGAGCTCAAGTCTCGTGGCGAGATCGAGGCGATGCGCGCGGCGGGCCTGGTGGTCGCCCGCGCGCTGGCCGCGGTGGCGGCGGAGGCCAAGGCCGGGGCCAGCACCGGTGAGCTCGACGAGGTCGCCGAGCAGACCATCCGCGACGCGAGGGCGGTGCCGTCGTTCAAGGGCTACCACGGCTTCCCGGCGTCGATCTGCGCCTCGCTGAACGAGAAGGTCGTGCACGGCATCCCCTCCCGCGACGAGGTGCTGTCCGAGGGCGACCTGCTGTCGGTGGACTGCGGCGCGATCCTGGACGGCTGGCACGGCGACTCCGCGGTGACGCTGGCGATCGGCGAGGTCAGCGCGCAGGACCGCGCGCTGTCGGCCGCCACCGAGGCGTCGATGTGGGCCGGGATCGAGAAGGTCCGGGCCGGCAACCGGCTGACCGACATCTCCCACGCGGTGGAGACCGCGGCGCTCGCGGCGGCGGGCGCCGACGGGCTGGAGTACGGGATCATCGCCGATTACGGCGGCCACGGCATCGGCACCCAGATGCACATGGAGCCGTTCCTGCCGAACCTCGGCAAGCCGGGCCGCGGCCCGAAGCTGCGCGTCGGCATGGCGATCGCGGTGGAGCCGATGCTCACCCTCGGCACCGCGGAGACCGTGGAGCTCGACGACGAGTGGACCGTGGTGACGGCCGACGGGTCCCGCGCGGCGCACTGGGAGCACACCGTGGCCATCACCGAGGACGGCCCCTGGGTGCTCACCGCCCCCGAGGACTGA
- the truA gene encoding tRNA pseudouridine(38-40) synthase TruA, whose product MDEPAAPAGEGGLVRVRLDVSYDGTDFNGWAKQPGLRTVQGLLEDALAKQPPGRSVPHSVVVAGRTDAGVHATGQVVHVDVVPLEPGEGRVPVDEHGVPDLARMAHRWNRILPPDVRVLGARVVPSAFDARFSALRRHYRYQVSDAPWGVDPLRRRDTLAWNRPLDVAALNAAAEELLGLHDYAAYCKPREGATTVRELQRFEWERVDEHLVVAHVTADAFCHSMVRSLVGTLLMVGDGRRARTWPGELLAAGTRTTAVAPPHGLTLTGVDYPPDEELATRAAQTRAVRTHP is encoded by the coding sequence GTGGACGAGCCCGCTGCTCCCGCTGGGGAGGGCGGGCTCGTTCGCGTGCGCCTCGACGTGTCCTACGACGGCACGGACTTCAACGGCTGGGCCAAGCAGCCCGGCCTGCGCACCGTGCAGGGCCTGCTCGAGGACGCGCTGGCCAAGCAGCCGCCGGGGCGGTCGGTGCCGCACTCGGTGGTGGTGGCCGGCCGCACGGACGCCGGGGTGCACGCCACGGGCCAGGTCGTGCACGTCGACGTGGTGCCGCTGGAGCCCGGCGAGGGGCGGGTGCCGGTGGACGAGCACGGCGTCCCGGACCTGGCGCGGATGGCGCACCGGTGGAACCGGATCCTGCCGCCGGACGTGCGGGTGCTGGGCGCGCGGGTCGTCCCGTCCGCCTTCGACGCCCGCTTCTCGGCGCTGCGGCGCCACTACCGCTACCAGGTGTCGGACGCGCCGTGGGGCGTCGACCCGCTGCGCCGGCGCGACACGCTCGCCTGGAACCGGCCGCTGGACGTGGCCGCGCTGAACGCGGCCGCCGAGGAACTGCTGGGCCTCCACGACTACGCGGCGTACTGCAAGCCCCGCGAGGGCGCGACCACGGTGCGCGAGCTCCAGCGCTTCGAGTGGGAGCGGGTGGACGAGCACCTCGTCGTCGCGCACGTGACGGCGGACGCCTTCTGCCACTCCATGGTCCGCAGCCTGGTCGGCACGCTGCTCATGGTCGGTGACGGCCGCCGCGCCCGCACCTGGCCGGGCGAGCTCCTCGCCGCGGGCACCCGCACCACCGCGGTCGCCCCGCCCCACGGCCTCACCCTCACCGGTGTCGACTACCCCCCGGACGAGGAACTGGCCACCCGGGCCGCCCAGACCCGGGCCGTCCGCACCCACCCCTGA
- the rpsM gene encoding 30S ribosomal protein S13 produces the protein MARLVGVDLPRDKRMEIALTYIYGIGRTRAKEILAGTGISPDARPRELDDDQLTKLRDFIEEHYRVEGDLRREVQADIRRKIEIGCYQGLRHRRHLPVHGQRTKTNARTRKGPKKTVAGKKKAKK, from the coding sequence ATGGCACGGCTCGTCGGAGTCGACCTCCCGCGCGACAAGCGCATGGAGATCGCGCTCACCTACATCTACGGCATCGGCAGGACGCGGGCGAAGGAGATCCTCGCGGGGACCGGCATCTCGCCCGACGCCAGGCCGCGCGAGCTCGATGACGACCAGCTCACCAAGCTGCGTGACTTCATCGAGGAGCACTACCGCGTCGAGGGTGACCTCCGCCGCGAGGTCCAGGCCGACATCCGCCGGAAGATCGAGATCGGGTGCTACCAGGGTCTGCGGCACCGCCGCCACCTGCCGGTGCACGGGCAGCGGACCAAGACCAACGCCCGCACCCGCAAGGGCCCGAAGAAGACGGTCGCCGGCAAGAAGAAGGCCAAGAAGTAA
- a CDS encoding class I SAM-dependent methyltransferase, translating into MSKRRKLREYWTFLSSAARQPSTVGAVLPTSQHVAEAVAAFVPSSGTPTVLELGPGTGRLSEPIQRRLGDQGRHLAVEIDPKMVRYLQRTKPWLRVIEGDATHLRKLLDDAGVDRVDAVISSIPWTLLPREKQRELLHEAASVMSADGVFTTVTYLTALWRPSSQKFVEALEDSFDEVTPRATVWRNVPPARIYACRRPR; encoded by the coding sequence TTGAGCAAGCGAAGGAAGCTGCGCGAGTACTGGACCTTCCTGAGCAGCGCAGCTCGGCAACCGTCGACGGTGGGCGCGGTGCTGCCGACCTCCCAGCACGTCGCGGAGGCAGTGGCCGCCTTCGTGCCCAGCTCCGGCACGCCGACGGTGCTGGAGCTCGGACCGGGGACCGGCAGGCTCAGCGAGCCGATCCAGCGGCGGCTCGGCGACCAGGGGCGCCACCTGGCCGTCGAGATCGACCCGAAGATGGTCCGCTACCTGCAGCGGACCAAGCCGTGGTTGCGCGTGATCGAGGGCGACGCCACCCACCTGCGGAAGCTCCTCGACGACGCCGGCGTCGACCGGGTGGACGCGGTGATCAGCAGCATCCCGTGGACCCTGCTGCCGAGGGAGAAGCAGCGCGAGCTGCTGCACGAAGCCGCCTCGGTGATGTCGGCGGACGGGGTGTTCACCACCGTCACGTACCTGACGGCGCTGTGGCGGCCGTCCAGCCAGAAGTTCGTCGAGGCGCTGGAGGACAGCTTCGACGAGGTCACGCCCCGCGCCACGGTCTGGCGCAACGTGCCCCCGGCCCGCATCTACGCCTGCCGCCGCCCGCGCTGA
- a CDS encoding response regulator, which translates to MRVVIAEDLALLRDGLVRLLTAHGFDVVEAVGNGPVLRDALLRHVPDVAVVDVRLPPTLTDEGLRVALEVREQHPGLPVLVLSEYVDQLYARELLSDRAGAVGYLLKDRVGEVDQFVDAVRRVAAGGTAMDTEVINQLLTRQQRDEPLAALTPKEREVLSLMAEGLSNAAIAARMSVTDKAVGKHTNNIFAKLGLPPSDDHNRRVLAVLAYLEAEPLLRPQRP; encoded by the coding sequence GTGCGCGTTGTCATCGCCGAAGATCTCGCACTCCTGAGGGACGGCCTGGTCCGGCTGCTCACGGCGCACGGCTTCGACGTCGTCGAGGCGGTCGGCAACGGCCCGGTGCTGCGCGACGCGCTGCTCCGCCACGTCCCCGACGTGGCCGTGGTCGACGTCCGCCTGCCGCCCACGCTGACCGACGAGGGCTTGCGCGTCGCGCTGGAGGTCCGCGAGCAGCACCCGGGGCTGCCGGTGCTGGTCCTGTCCGAGTACGTGGACCAGCTCTACGCCCGCGAGCTGCTGTCCGACCGCGCCGGGGCCGTCGGCTACCTGCTCAAGGACCGGGTCGGCGAGGTCGACCAGTTCGTCGACGCGGTCCGCCGCGTGGCGGCGGGCGGGACCGCGATGGACACCGAGGTGATCAACCAGCTGCTGACCCGCCAGCAGCGCGACGAACCGCTGGCCGCCCTGACCCCGAAGGAGCGCGAGGTCCTCTCCCTGATGGCCGAAGGCCTTTCCAACGCCGCGATCGCGGCCCGCATGTCGGTGACGGACAAGGCGGTCGGCAAGCACACCAACAACATCTTCGCCAAGCTCGGCCTGCCGCCGTCGGACGACCACAACCGCCGGGTCCTGGCCGTCCTGGCCTACCTCGAAGCGGAACCGCTCCTGCGCCCCCAGCGACCCTGA
- the rpmD gene encoding 50S ribosomal protein L30, protein MAQLKITQVRGLVGTRQNQRDTMRTLGLRKIRQSVVRPDDPNVRGMIKTVSHLVTVEEVD, encoded by the coding sequence ATGGCACAGCTGAAGATCACCCAGGTGCGCGGGCTGGTCGGCACTCGCCAGAACCAGCGCGACACCATGCGCACCCTCGGTCTGCGCAAGATCCGCCAGTCCGTGGTGCGCCCGGATGACCCCAACGTGCGCGGCATGATCAAGACCGTCAGTCACCTGGTGACGGTCGAGGAGGTCGACTGA
- the infA gene encoding translation initiation factor IF-1 — translation MGKKDGAIEVEGRVIEPLPNAMFRVELENGHKVLAHISGKMRQHYIRILPEDRVVVELSPYDLSRGRIVYRYK, via the coding sequence ATGGGCAAGAAAGACGGGGCCATTGAGGTCGAGGGTCGGGTGATCGAGCCACTCCCCAACGCGATGTTCCGCGTCGAGTTGGAGAACGGCCACAAGGTCCTCGCACACATCAGTGGCAAGATGCGCCAGCACTACATCCGCATCCTGCCTGAGGACCGGGTCGTGGTGGAGCTCTCGCCGTACGACCTTTCCCGTGGGCGCATCGTCTACCGCTACAAGTGA
- the rplQ gene encoding 50S ribosomal protein L17: MPTPTKGPRLGGSPAHERLIMANLATQLFEHGRITTTEAKAKRLRPIAERLITKAKKGDLHNRREVMKTIRDKDVVHKLFAEIGPHFANRPGGYTRIIKTMPRKGDNAKMAVIALVTEQLVTTEAEAARGTKFAKDEPKAEEAPKAEATEAPAENAEAETKAEAEETAEAKAEDTAAEKKDES; encoded by the coding sequence ATGCCCACCCCGACCAAGGGTCCGCGTCTCGGCGGGTCGCCGGCGCACGAGCGGCTCATCATGGCCAACCTGGCCACCCAGCTGTTCGAGCACGGTCGGATCACGACCACCGAGGCGAAGGCGAAGCGGCTGCGGCCGATCGCCGAGCGGCTGATCACCAAGGCCAAGAAGGGCGACCTGCACAACCGCCGCGAGGTCATGAAGACCATCCGCGACAAGGACGTCGTGCACAAGCTCTTCGCGGAGATCGGTCCCCACTTCGCGAACCGCCCCGGCGGTTACACCCGCATCATCAAGACGATGCCGCGCAAGGGTGACAACGCGAAGATGGCCGTCATCGCGCTGGTGACCGAGCAGCTGGTCACCACCGAGGCGGAGGCCGCTCGCGGCACCAAGTTCGCCAAGGACGAGCCGAAGGCCGAGGAGGCCCCGAAGGCCGAGGCGACCGAGGCGCCGGCGGAGAACGCCGAGGCCGAGACCAAGGCCGAGGCTGAGGAGACCGCCGAGGCCAAGGCCGAGGACACCGCTGCCGAGAAGAAGGACGAGTCCTGA
- the rplO gene encoding 50S ribosomal protein L15, whose translation MVIKLHDLRPAPGAKRDKIRVGRGEASKGKTAGRGTKGTKARKNVSPRFEGGQMPIHMRLPKLRGFKNRFRTEYQGVNVGRLAQAFPEGGTVGIDELVAKGLVKKNELVKILGDGDLEGIKLDVTAHAFTGSAQEKITAAGGSVTKLDR comes from the coding sequence ATGGTCATCAAACTGCACGACCTGCGTCCGGCCCCGGGTGCCAAGCGCGACAAGATCCGCGTCGGCCGCGGTGAGGCCTCCAAGGGCAAGACCGCCGGTCGCGGCACCAAGGGCACCAAGGCCCGCAAGAACGTCTCGCCCCGCTTCGAGGGCGGGCAGATGCCGATCCACATGCGGCTCCCGAAGCTCCGCGGCTTCAAGAACCGCTTCCGCACCGAGTACCAGGGTGTGAACGTGGGTCGGCTGGCCCAGGCGTTCCCGGAGGGCGGCACCGTCGGCATCGACGAGCTGGTCGCCAAGGGCCTGGTCAAGAAGAACGAGCTCGTGAAGATCCTCGGCGACGGGGACCTGGAGGGCATCAAGCTGGACGTGACCGCGCACGCGTTCACGGGCAGCGCCCAGGAGAAGATCACCGCCGCGGGCGGTTCGGTCACCAAGCTGGACCGCTGA
- a CDS encoding adenylate kinase: MVRLVLVGPPGAGKGTQAAVLSQELGVPHISTGDLFRANIGNETPLGQKAKSYMDAGELVPDEVTNEMVRDRLADEDAAKGFLLDGYPRNTAQADVLRDMLAERGVELTAVLQFDVPEEELVKRMLARGRSDDTEDVIRRRLAVYREETEPLLAYYQDKIIKIDAVGSIEEITARALDALRSRG; the protein is encoded by the coding sequence TTGGTGCGATTGGTTCTCGTCGGCCCGCCCGGTGCGGGCAAAGGCACCCAGGCGGCCGTGCTGAGCCAGGAGCTCGGCGTACCGCACATCTCCACCGGCGACCTGTTCCGCGCCAACATCGGCAACGAGACGCCGCTCGGCCAGAAGGCCAAGAGCTACATGGACGCCGGTGAGCTGGTGCCGGACGAGGTCACCAACGAGATGGTGCGCGACCGCCTCGCCGACGAGGACGCCGCGAAGGGCTTCCTGCTGGACGGCTACCCGCGCAACACCGCGCAGGCCGACGTGCTGCGCGACATGCTGGCGGAGCGGGGCGTCGAGCTGACCGCCGTGCTGCAGTTCGACGTGCCGGAGGAGGAGCTGGTCAAGCGCATGCTGGCGCGGGGCCGCTCCGACGACACCGAGGACGTCATCCGCCGCCGGCTCGCGGTCTACCGCGAGGAGACCGAGCCGCTGCTGGCGTACTACCAGGACAAGATCATCAAGATCGACGCCGTGGGCTCGATCGAGGAGATCACCGCCCGCGCGCTGGACGCGCTCCGCTCCCGCGGCTGA